From Bradyrhizobium sp. AZCC 1610:
ACGAGCGCGCGATCGAGCCGCACATTCCGGTCTTCGATAAATCAGGGCGTGCCGACGGGACGTTCTCTCGGGAAGACTTCGCCTACGATCAACAGAGCGACGTTTACATCTGCCCAGCTGGCAAGGTGCTGACTTCCACCGGCACCCTTGTGAACGATGGGACAACGCTGCTCTACCGGGCCAGCAAACATGACTGCGACACTTGCGAACTCAAGCCCCGGTGTTGTCCGAAGATGCCCTCCCGCAAGGTCCCACGTTCAATCCACGAAAAGGCTCGAGACGTTGCGCGCGAAATCGCCAAGACCAATGCCTACGTGACGTCGCGGCGCGAACGGAAGAAGATCGAAATGCTCTTCGCGCACCTCAAGCGCATCCTGCGCCTCGACCGCCTCAGGCTGAAAGGCCCATTGGGTGCTCGAGACGAGTTCCTCCTGGCGGCCACCGCCCAAAATCTCCGGAAGCTCGCAAAGCTGATCCCGAGCCCTGCGTTGCAGCCCGCCTAAAGCACAGTAGAGCCCGCGCGCGCCTGCCTCTCGGCATCGTTGCGAACGGCCTATTGGCCGACTTTTTCAACACAATCTGCCAGAAGCGGACGCTGGACCGCTTCTTTACCCGTTGGAATGTGCTCCGAACGGCGTGCGCGATACGAGACTATTTAGAGCGACCCGACCGACGCGGTTGAATGCCTTCGGAAGAAGACAGACTCTGAACCAACAATTGCGCCGGTAGGCTCAGGCCTTTCTCACGCACTAAAACGACGAACTGGCGCTTGGCCCATTTATCGCTGAGGGGGATCACCTTGAGCCCTAGCGCCTGCTGAATCGCGCTCGCCTCCTCAGCGGGTACAATCGCCACTGCCAATTGGGCCGCCACGATCCGGTAAGCGGCGTCCACGGTCGAGACCTGGATGCGGTAGCGCATCTGCTTGCCGGCGGCGGCCGCAGCACTGCGCTGGGTCGTCTGCATGATGCTGCGAGCGACGATGTCGACATGCTCGTAGTCAATCGTGTCGACGAAGGAGACAGAACGTTTTCTCGCCAATGGATGGGCGGGATGGACGACTACCGCAAGATGGTCGCGGTGATATGGCAAGGTCCGCAGGCCGCGCATGTCGACGGCGTCCCAACACACTCCGATATCGGCGCGCCCTTCCTCAACGCCGCGCACCACTTCCCAGATTTCGCGCTCCTCCAGGCTGACGCGTACGTCGAGATAGCGTTGCGCGAACAGGCTGATATCTTCCGGCAGGAATTGCGCCACCGCCGATTTACTGCCGAAGACACGCACGTGACCTTGCACTCCCTCGGCAAACGCTCCCAGTTCTGCCTGCATCCGGTCGAGCAATTGCAGCGATTCCCGCGCATAGCGGCACAGCACCTCCCCCGCCGCCGTCACCGCAACGCCGCGCCTGCCGCGTTCGAGCAAGGTGACGCCTGCGGCTTCCTCCATCTGGCTGATGCGCTTGCTCACCGCGGACGGCACGATCGCCTCGCGCCGGGCGGCTACGGCGATGTTGCGTTCCTCGCAGACCGCGATGAACAGCCGCAACGAAACGGGATCGAAATTTCGCATGATCTGTCCTGCCGTCAGATTTAGACATCTTTTATGGGAATAGCTGAGGTGAGAATTTACCATTTCTGAGATGGCTGACAAGTCGGCCGTTTCATCTACATTGCGTGGATCAAAAAATGATCCTGGGAGATATTCATGCGTGCGGTTGTGTGTGCTTCTTTGCTGTTCTTGACGGCGTCTGCGGCGATCGCCCAGGATTTCCCCAAGCGGCCCATCACCATGATCGTGCCTTTTGCCGCCGGAGGCCCTACCGACACCGTGGCGCGCGTGACGGCCGAGAACATGGGCCGTCTGCTCGGGCAGCAGGTGATTGTCGAGAACGTCGCCGGCGCGGGCGGCACTCTGGGCAGCAATCGGGTCGTCCGTGCTGAGCCTGACGGCTATACGCTTCTACTTCATCATCTCGGACTGGCCACAGCCGTCACGCTGTATCGGAAGCTTCCGTTCGATCCGACCACCGACCTGAAGCCTGTCGGCGTCGTGTCCGATGCCAACATGGCAATCATTGCGCGCCCGGACTACGCCCCGAATACGCTGGCCGAAGTCATTGCAGACATCAAGGCCCGAGGCGATCACGTCACCTTCGCGCATTCGGGCCTGGGTGCGGCGTCGCAGCTTTGCGGTATGCTATTCATGGCGGCTGTTCAGAAGCAGATGAACGTCGTTCCATTCCGCGGAGGCGGCCCGGTTCTTCAGGCGCTGATGGGGAAGCAGATAGATCTTGGGTGCGAACAAGCCACGACCGCCGCGCCGCTGGTCCAGGCCAACAGCGTGAAGTCTTACGCCGTCACCAGCGCCAAGCGGCTGCCATCGATGCCTAACGTGCCCACCTCGGCCGAGGCCGGCCTGACTGGCATGGAGATCAGCGTTTGGCACGGTATCTATGTGCCGGCGAAAACGCCCGATCCTATCGTGCAGGTGCTAACCAAAGCCTTGGCCGAGGCGCTCAAAAGTCCGGCGCTGGCCGGCAGGTTCGCGGATATCGCGACCGATCCGACGCCGGATAAGGCAACGCCGCAAATCCTTCGTGAAACGCTGAAGAGCGAGATTGACCGCTGGCGTCCGATGATCACCGCAGTCGGCCAATACGCCGATTAAGCTTCCGCCCTCCATCCTCCGATACGGACATCCTTCTCATGCGCATTGTCGACATCCGGGAGCGTACCGCTCCGATATCTTCTCCCATCGCCAACGCCTTCATCGACTTTTCGAAGATGACGCTGAGTCTGGTTGCCGTGGTCACCGACGTCATCCGCGATGGCCGGCCAGTCATCGGCTACGGTTTCAACTCGAACGGTCGCTACGGGCAGGGAGGGTTGATCCGCGAGCGTTTCGCGCCGCGCGTGCTGACGGCTGCGCCGGACAGCCTGCTTGACGAAGGTGGCCTTCTGGATCCCAGCAAAATCTGGGCGGCCATGTTCACTAACGAGAAGCCGGGCGGACATGGCGAGCGTTCGGTCGCCATCGGCACGATCGATATGGCGGTGTGGGACGCCGTCGCCAAGATTGCGAGCAAGCCCCTGTTTCGACTCTTGGCGGAACGCGCCAAAGTGCAGGCCAACCCGCGTGTCTTCGTCTATGCGGCCGGCGGTTACTACTATCCAGGCAAGGGCCTCGAAGGCCTGGCAGCGGAGATGAAAGGGTATCTCGACCGCGGCTACACGGTCGTGAAGATGAAGATCGGCGGTGCGCCGCTGGCTGACGACTGCAAGCGCATCGAAACCGTTTTGAAAATGTTACCTGCGGGCTGCAAGCTCGCCGTCGACGCCAACGGCCGCTTCGATCTCGATACTGCGGTGGCTTATGCGAAGGCGCTGCGCCAATACGATCTGTTTTGGTACGAGGAAGCTGGCGATCCGCTGGATTATGAGTTGCAAGCGAAGCTGGCCGAGCACTATCCCGGCCCGATGGCCACCGGCGAAAACTTGTTCTCGATGCAGGATGCCCGCAACCTGATCCGCTACGGCGGCATGCGGCCAGATCGGGACTGGCTGCAGTTCGACTGCGCGCTGAGCTACGGGCTGGTCGAGTATTTGCGCACGCTGGAAATGTTGAAGAGCTACGGCTGGTCGTGGAGCCGCTGCATTCCACACGGCGGACACCAAATGTCGCTCAACATCGCAGCGGGGCTCGGGCTCGGCGGTAATGAATCATATCCCGATCTGTTCCAACCGTATGGGGGATTCCCGGATGGGGTACGGGTGGAAGCCGGGCATATCACCATGCCGGAGCTTCCTGGCATCGGCTTCGAAGGCAAGTCCGACCTGATTACCGAAATGCGAAGCCTAGCGTCGTAAGGAGCCCCGCGAAATATGTAGCCCGCGCCCTTGGTCCGCTAATGGAATGGTCCGGCCGTGCTCCGGCCCCTGCCAGTACGAGAAACTGGCAAGGGGCGCTCAAGACGAGGAGCACGCCATGTCTCAGAAACTCAACGCAGCGATCGCCGTGATCGGCATCGATATCGGCAAGAACTCGTTCCACCTCGTGGGTCATGATGACCGCGGCGCCATCGTGCTGCGGCAGAAGTGGTCACGCGGCCAGGTGGAAACGCGGCTCGCCAACCTGCCGCCGTGCTTGATCGGTATGGAAGCCTGCGTCGGCGCACATCATCTCAGTCGCAGGCTCCAAATGCTTGGCCACGACGCCCGCCTGATGCCGGCGAAATACGTGCGCCCCTATTCGAAGGGACAGAAGAATGACTTCCGAGATGCAGAAGCCATCGCCGAGGCGGTGCAACGCCCGACCATGAAATTCGTCGCGACCAAGACCGCCGATCAGCTCGACCTTCAGGCGCTGCACCGCGTCCGAGAGCGGTTGGTCGGTCAGCGGACTGGCGTCATCAATCAGATCCGTGCGTTCCTGCTGGAGCGGGGCATCGCCGTGCGGCAAGGCCTGCATTCCCTGCGATCCGAGTTGCGGGGTATCCTCGCGACGCGCACCGATGTGCTCTCGCCTCGCATGTTGCGCATCGTCGAGGATCTGGCGGGCGACTGGCGTCGGCTCGATGCGCGGATCGAGGGGCTATCTAGCGAGATCGAAACGCTGGCCCGTCAAGATCAGGCCTGCAAGCGACTGATGACGGTGCCCGGCATTGGCCCGCTTATCTCGAGCGCAATGGTGGCCGCGATCGGCACCGGAGAGGTGTTCTCGAAAGGCCGCGACTTCGGCGCCTGGCTTGGACTGGTGCCGAAGCAGATCTCCACCGGCGACCGCACGATCCTCGGCAAGATATCAAGGCGCGGCAATCGCTACCTGCGCGCGCTGTTCGTGCAAGCCGCGTGGGTCGTGCTGGTGAGGGTCAAGTGTTTGGAGCGCTATGGCCTCAAATCTTGGATCGAAGCCGCCAAGAAACGATTGCACCACAACGTGCTGGCGATTGCGCTCGCCAACAAGCTCGCCCGGATCGCGTGGGCGGTTCTCAACAAGGGACGCGCCTTCGAATGCGTCAAGACGGAGGAGACGGCGTGCCGACCTGCCTGATCGTCGCGCCGTGCTCGGGGCCGTCAAGGCGCAGCCTGGCCGTGGCAGAGCAAGACGTCAGGACAGCACGACGGCCGGCCTTGACGGCCCTTGCGCGCGGCGCGTCTGCGCGCGCAGGCCGGGACGAAGGAACGACCGCCAGGCACGAACAAAGGAACAGCGCGAAGTGAGGAGCTATCGATGACGTAACCAACATCCCTTACCCGCCGAGGTCTGCGAGAGGATGAGACGACGATGGAGGATCGGTCTTCCCGGCGCATGCGAACACTGGTGACCCAAATGGCCCATTCGAGGCCTGTCCGCTAATCAGCTCGCATGCGCGCTGATATCCATGATGGCCCGGAGCACCACATGCTCCAATCAGAGGCCGGATACATTGATGCAAGACCGCATCTGCCAGGTTGACGAAACCTCTTGCAACGCGCGGCCGGACCATACATTTGGGTCAATCGCGCTGTCCTGACGCTAGGCCGACGACTTCCGGTCTACGCAGCTAAGCAGACAATCTCAGAGCCGGTAGGCACTTCGCAAAAGTGCCATGAGCGATCGTCGGACGAGTGGGGAGAGTAGTCGCCTTGCGACCTGAGGCGGTCATTGACTTAGGCTATGGAGCAGCGCTTACGCTCCGCCCAGATACCGGATCGAGCGGTCGAGAACAGCGCCTGAAGCCAATGGGCCTGAGCACCGGCGCCGCTCTGGCATCGTTGCTAAGACTGTTCGACGTTTGCAAATCCGATCGGGAGGAACCACCTCGTGTCTGTGGACGTTTCCCTGCATCCCTCATTTCGAGCGAGGGACAACCTCAAGCAGGAGGTTCAGATGTCCATACGCATAGCGACGGCAGCAGCATTCGCCCTTACCTTCGCTTCGCCGGCGCTTGCTGATTGCAACCAAGAACTGAAGGCGCTCGAACAGAATGTTGTTTCCGCGGGGTCGGGCGCGAGCACGAGCGAAGCGGGTGCCGGCGACGAAGCACCAAGAGGAGCTTCTGGCCGGCAAGCAAAAGAGCGGTGAGCCTGAAACCACCGGATCAACGGCGGGAGCTGTGGAGCCCACTTCACCGCTTCACCGCATCAGGAGCAGGTTACCGGCAAACGCAGCACTCAGAGTGCCGCACATGCCAGCCAACTGATGGCCGAAGCCCGCAAGATGTCCGAGGCTGGCGGCGAACAAGGGTGCATGAAAAAAAGTGGCAGAACTCAAGGACACCCTCGGAGTTAAGTGAGCGCCAGTTTTGCCGGATTATTTTCAGCCATGCCTTTGGCTGGCGCTCCCGCGGACGCGATACCGCGGCGCATGATCAGGCGCAGCATCGTCTTGCCCGACTTACCCCACTGGAGACATTACGGGTGGTTCGCGGATGGCACTAATCTACAACTCTAGCATAGGAGAGCACCATGAAGAAAATTGTCCTTTCAGTTCTTGGAGCAACCGCCCTGCTGTCGACCGCGGCGGTTGCGGCTCCCATGAACCCCGCTGCAATCCAATCGGCTGAGGGATTGAATATCGATCAGGTTCGACTTGTGTGTAACGAATACGGACGCTGCTACCGAGTTCGCGGTCCCCGTTATATTTATGGCGACGACGGCTATTATGTGCGTCGTAGCTATGGCTACCACGGCGGCGGCCCTGGATACTACGAGGGCGGTCCGGGTTACGGTTATTATGGCGGCGGCCCGAGCATTGGGTTCAGTTTCGGCAGCCGTGGCTGGTAATAGAATAGAGAACGATTAGCCGCTCCTCGGGGCGGCTTTTCTTTTGTCACCCAATGAGATGGGGCGCTGCCGCGATAGCGGTTTAGTGCAGTATAGATTTTGCGACCCAATGTTTTGCGACGGAACAGCGACCGTTCATCAAAAGGCACGACTTCCGGTATGGGGTCATTCGGAAGTCCGGGCGCGCAACTGGCAGTCCGCTTTACCCTCGATTGTGTTGCAAAACTCCGCTTGAGGCGACTCGCGAACCGTGATTCCGTCTGATGAGACGGCATTTGCGGGAGCGGCGGATGTTAGGGCGGCAGGAGAGCGGTCAGGGCCAGTTCTTTTATTCCTTTGATCTCGACAAGGTCGTGCCGCCGGATCACCTGGTACGGCAAATCGACGGTTTGCTCGACCTGAGCTGGGTGCATGACGAGCTCGCCATATTCTACTCGCACACTGGTCGGCCTTCGATTGATCCAGTGCTCATGATCCGGATGCTGATTGTGGGCTACGTATTTGCGCTTCGTCCGAGCGGCGGCTCTGCGCTGAAGTTCAGGTCAATCTGGCCTACCGGTGGTTTTGCAAGCTCGGGATCGAAGACAAGATCCCTGATCATTCGGTGTTCTGCCGGGCGCTGCGCGAACGCTTCCGTGAGAGCGATGCCTTGCGCCGGGTATTCGAGGGCGTGGTGGCAATGTGCATTTCGGCGGGGCTCGTCGGAGGCGAAGCGTTCTCGATCGACGCGAGCCTGATCAAGGCGGATGTGGACAAGATGAAGCGGCTCCCCGGCGACCAGCCGATCGCATGGCCCAAGGCGGAAGAGGCCTCCCATGCGGTTCGCGAGTACATCGCTGCCCTAGATGCAAGTGGCGATGAGCACGGTGGTGAACACGGCGGCGGTTCAAATGAAGGCGGCCATCGACGCAAGCCTCCCAAGGAAGTCTCGCTCACCGACCCGCAAGCAACTTGGGTAACCAGGCCGGGCGTGGACCCATTCTTTGCTTATGATGCGAACTATCTGATCGACAACAAGGCCGGGATCATCCTCGATGCGGTAGGCACGCGCGCGAACCGGGCAGTGGAGATTGCTGTCACCCAGACCATGGTGGACCGTGTTGAACGTCGCTTCGATCTGCGGCCCCAAAGGCTCGCAGGTGACACGGCTTACGGCGCGGTCAGGCTGCTCAAATGGCTGGTGGATCGCAACATCACGCCGCACGTTCCGGTGTGGGACAAATCAGCCCGCCCCGATGGCACCTTTAGCCGAGCCGACTTCGCCTTCGACCGGAAGCGCAATGTTTACGCTTGTCCGGGTGGCGCAGAGCTGACCAGCACTGGCAACATCGATCAAGGTCACATCGTCTACTACAGGGCCAGCAAGAGCGACTGCTCTGGCTGCGCCTTGAAGCCCAAATGCACGACAGCGGTCGTGCGCAAAATTACCCGCGACCTCAACGAGGATGTGCGCGATCGTGTCCGTGCGCTGGCCAATACGGAAGCTTTCCAGCAGTCGCACCGTGAGCGCAAAAAGGTCGAGATGCGGTTTGCTCATATGAAACGCATTCTCAGGCTCGACCGGCTTCGGCTGCGAGGCCTGAATGGCGTCCGGGACGAAGTACTGCTTACAGCCATCGCGCAAAACCTGAGGCGACTGGTCAAGCTAACCTGCTGTCCCCCGCCACCTCTGGAAGTCGCCTACTGAACACCCACAACCAACGCGGAACCATCCGAGCCAAAAGATCGCCAAAACTCAAAAGCCAAGCTTGTCCAAAGACAGAAACGAGTTTTGCAACACAATCCCCTCAAGAACAGACATCGTCAGCCGGGCCTGTCAGGTCCGAAAAGTGCCACAAGCGGACTCAGGCACTGCAGCAAGACGCTCTTGTTTTCGGCTTCGCTTTGGAGGCGATGGCCGCAGGCAGCGTGCAATGATCGGTACTTCAAGCCCTGCCAAGCGAAGGATGAGCGGGAGGACTGTTGCCAATCTGCTCACCAATCTGGCGCTCGATCCGTTTGGAAAGATCCCCGAATTCGAGTTCTGCGCCGTGCGCGCGAAGCCAGTGGGAATTAGGACGGCGGCGGAGCAGGCGACGGCCGGGATCAATCTCCTCGGACCGCTGTCAGTTGGCGAAAGGCGTCTGCGGCGCGATCTTGTTCTGCGCGATGATGGCTTCGGCCCGCGCGAGATTTTCCAGGAGGCGCTGGCTGGTCAAGACAAGGAAGTAATAGCCGAACTGCGGGTTTTGGAAGTAGATCTCAAGCAGCTTTTCATAGCTGATAGTCAGGACGCGGCCATCCTCGATACATTCGATCGTCGCGGTCCGGCGGTTGTCGAGCGTGAGGAAACCAAGCTCGCCCATCAAACGCCCCGGCGGAAGTTCGACGTTGATTTCGATGACCCGGAATTTGCCGGTAACGGTCAGCAGCATTTCGTTGGCTGCGTCACCCTTCTTCATCAAGATATCGCCCTTGCGATACTTGCGGTCGGTCATGAACGGCTTGAGCCACTCCATCGACATGTCGCCCTGTGTTGCGGTGCGCGCCTTCTTCACCAGCGCGAGCATTTGACGGAGACGGTAGGCATTGATGGGAATCATCAGGAGATAAAGAAGAAAGATCGTGACGGCTCCGGTGAGCGCACCGAAGATGGCGAAGAATGCGCAACCGATCATGTTCGCGACCCGCAGCGGCACCATCGTGTGCGTCAGCAATGTAGCGACAAAGAAGATCGCGCCGACCAGGGCGAACATATTGGCAAGCGTGATGTTGTGCAGAAAGATTTCCAGCAGGCGGTTGAAGATGGCGTCCCAGGTCACGTTGTTCGGATCGAGACCCATTTGGACCAGAATCTTCGCGAACCTGAGGTTGTCGGTTGCTGCATCGAGAATGCGGTCCAGCATGATGGACATATCTCCTTTGGAGCCGGTGAGGCCAGCTTACCGGAAGTGACTTTATCACAGCGCAGCAAACTTGGCCGCCCGACTTCCGAGATGGGTCAATCGCGTCACTTTGGCCGTCGGCCGACTACTTCCGGTCTTCCCCTGTAAACGGACGTCGTCTGGCCAGTGAGCATGTCTCAAAAGTGCCAACAGGCGACATCCCAAGCGAGGAGCGAACCGACCATCAGGTCAACGGGCTGACTAGGAACTTGAAGCCGTATTTCTCAAGGATGTTCTTCGCTGCGGTCGAGCGCAGGAAGGTAAGATAGTCGGAGGTCTCCGGTTTCGCCGTCGTCGTCGCCGCGACGGGATAGATGATCGCCGGAGGGAATCGGGCGGGAAGATGCCGACGACCTTGACGCCGGGCTCGACCTTGGCGTCGGTCGAATAGACGATGCCGAGCGACGCCTCGCCGCGTGCCACCAGCGTCAGCGCGGCGCGCATGCTGTCGGCCATCGCAAATCTCGATTCAGCCGCTTGCACGCGAGGTAGTTGGCTGCAAGCTTGTCGTAGCGAGTGGCGATGCGTCGGCAATGCTTGATCCGATTGAAGAACCTCTCCACCAGATCTTAGGCAGGGTGTCCGTAACGAGCTCCCGGATTCCATTTCCGGGCGGACAATTTCTTGCTCCAGCGAGAATTCGTCCTCCTTCACTTCGTACGCAAGCGCGTAGGTAGTTCTCACCATAAGCCCGCAAGCATTAATCCCTACGCGGAACGGGGCGCATTTCGCGCCACGGCGTGCTACGTACTATCCCCAGCAGGCACGTCCCGAACGACAGGAGCAGTGCGGTGTGAACGCGCCAAGCCGGATGAGCGGGCCAGCTAGAAAGATTCTCTTAGCGACGGATCTTAGTGCGCGCTGTGACCGCGCGCTTTGCCGAGCCGCCATGCTTGCATGGCAGTGGCAATCGTCGCTGACAGTCTTGCATGTAGTTGAAGATCGCGACCTGAGCATCCCGGATGCAGCAGGACTGCCGTCGTGGAGGCGCTCGTCCGATCCGCTTGATGTTGCCAGAAAACACCTCCTAGCCGATGTCGACGCACTTCCAGCGCGGCCGACCGTGCGAATCGCCGAAGGAAATCCGGTAGAAGCCATTCTGTGCAGTGCCGACGCTGAAAATTGCGACCTGATTGCGATCGGCCTCGGAAGAGACGAGTCGCTCGGACATTTCATATTGGGCCGGACCGCGGATCGGCTATTTCGTCGGTCTCGAGTGCCGCTCCTTGTTGTGAAGGACCGTCCTCGCAAGCCGTACGAAAATATTGTTTTCGCTACCGACCTCTCCGATTCCTCACGTTATGCCCTGGAAACTACCGCACGCTTTTTCTCTGGACAAAGGCTAACAATTTTTCATGCGTACCGCCCACCGTCCGAACTGATAACTGAATCGGCATTGCATCGGCAATATCGTATGGAAGTCGAGCTGGAGGTGCGGGCGTTTTTGGCAGGAGTGGACAAATCGGCGCCCGGTTGGCAACAGCCGCATGTGCTGATCGAGGATGGCGCACCAAATTTTCTGTTGCGCGACTATGTGCGAGACAAAGAGGTAGACCTGTTAGTGCTTGGTACGCACGGGCGGAGTGCCCTCTTCGAGATGTTTCTAGGGAGCGCCGCCAAAGCAATTGTGGATGACGTACCTTGCGATGCCCTCGTTATCCGAGAACCGCGCGCAGCAGTCGAGACCTAACAGA
This genomic window contains:
- a CDS encoding LysR family transcriptional regulator, with the protein product MRNFDPVSLRLFIAVCEERNIAVAARREAIVPSAVSKRISQMEEAAGVTLLERGRRGVAVTAAGEVLCRYARESLQLLDRMQAELGAFAEGVQGHVRVFGSKSAVAQFLPEDISLFAQRYLDVRVSLEEREIWEVVRGVEEGRADIGVCWDAVDMRGLRTLPYHRDHLAVVVHPAHPLARKRSVSFVDTIDYEHVDIVARSIMQTTQRSAAAAAGKQMRYRIQVSTVDAAYRIVAAQLAVAIVPAEEASAIQQALGLKVIPLSDKWAKRQFVVLVREKGLSLPAQLLVQSLSSSEGIQPRRSGRSK
- a CDS encoding tripartite tricarboxylate transporter substrate-binding protein: MRAVVCASLLFLTASAAIAQDFPKRPITMIVPFAAGGPTDTVARVTAENMGRLLGQQVIVENVAGAGGTLGSNRVVRAEPDGYTLLLHHLGLATAVTLYRKLPFDPTTDLKPVGVVSDANMAIIARPDYAPNTLAEVIADIKARGDHVTFAHSGLGAASQLCGMLFMAAVQKQMNVVPFRGGGPVLQALMGKQIDLGCEQATTAAPLVQANSVKSYAVTSAKRLPSMPNVPTSAEAGLTGMEISVWHGIYVPAKTPDPIVQVLTKALAEALKSPALAGRFADIATDPTPDKATPQILRETLKSEIDRWRPMITAVGQYAD
- a CDS encoding mandelate racemase/muconate lactonizing enzyme family protein, with the translated sequence MRIVDIRERTAPISSPIANAFIDFSKMTLSLVAVVTDVIRDGRPVIGYGFNSNGRYGQGGLIRERFAPRVLTAAPDSLLDEGGLLDPSKIWAAMFTNEKPGGHGERSVAIGTIDMAVWDAVAKIASKPLFRLLAERAKVQANPRVFVYAAGGYYYPGKGLEGLAAEMKGYLDRGYTVVKMKIGGAPLADDCKRIETVLKMLPAGCKLAVDANGRFDLDTAVAYAKALRQYDLFWYEEAGDPLDYELQAKLAEHYPGPMATGENLFSMQDARNLIRYGGMRPDRDWLQFDCALSYGLVEYLRTLEMLKSYGWSWSRCIPHGGHQMSLNIAAGLGLGGNESYPDLFQPYGGFPDGVRVEAGHITMPELPGIGFEGKSDLITEMRSLAS
- a CDS encoding IS110 family transposase, with amino-acid sequence MSQKLNAAIAVIGIDIGKNSFHLVGHDDRGAIVLRQKWSRGQVETRLANLPPCLIGMEACVGAHHLSRRLQMLGHDARLMPAKYVRPYSKGQKNDFRDAEAIAEAVQRPTMKFVATKTADQLDLQALHRVRERLVGQRTGVINQIRAFLLERGIAVRQGLHSLRSELRGILATRTDVLSPRMLRIVEDLAGDWRRLDARIEGLSSEIETLARQDQACKRLMTVPGIGPLISSAMVAAIGTGEVFSKGRDFGAWLGLVPKQISTGDRTILGKISRRGNRYLRALFVQAAWVVLVRVKCLERYGLKSWIEAAKKRLHHNVLAIALANKLARIAWAVLNKGRAFECVKTEETACRPA
- a CDS encoding Crp/Fnr family transcriptional regulator; this encodes MSIMLDRILDAATDNLRFAKILVQMGLDPNNVTWDAIFNRLLEIFLHNITLANMFALVGAIFFVATLLTHTMVPLRVANMIGCAFFAIFGALTGAVTIFLLYLLMIPINAYRLRQMLALVKKARTATQGDMSMEWLKPFMTDRKYRKGDILMKKGDAANEMLLTVTGKFRVIEINVELPPGRLMGELGFLTLDNRRTATIECIEDGRVLTISYEKLLEIYFQNPQFGYYFLVLTSQRLLENLARAEAIIAQNKIAPQTPFAN
- a CDS encoding universal stress protein; the protein is MSGPARKILLATDLSARCDRALCRAAMLAWQWQSSLTVLHVVEDRDLSIPDAAGLPSWRRSSDPLDVARKHLLADVDALPARPTVRIAEGNPVEAILCSADAENCDLIAIGLGRDESLGHFILGRTADRLFRRSRVPLLVVKDRPRKPYENIVFATDLSDSSRYALETTARFFSGQRLTIFHAYRPPSELITESALHRQYRMEVELEVRAFLAGVDKSAPGWQQPHVLIEDGAPNFLLRDYVRDKEVDLLVLGTHGRSALFEMFLGSAAKAIVDDVPCDALVIREPRAAVET